The Apostichopus japonicus isolate 1M-3 chromosome 1, ASM3797524v1, whole genome shotgun sequence DNA segment TATACAACTGTACGAGCCATGAGTATCGGGTGCTGCTTCACAAGGTTTGTGAGCGCTTCATCTCCTCCCTATAACAACTGTCTGATCTGACTCAGTAtataaaaccagaatgcaaaagacgcattgaggtttcgatgacttcattgcactagacttctaCTTGTTAAGCAGAAATAGCttttacaatataaatggccAGATCTACTACTTTGAtgttacaattacactatggcatggtaaACGCAGGTTAGTATACTGtgcgtggcaatacacacctccaccaaaaacaataggatggtcttgtactcaatgtgatgcatcaacacaccaagtatgagaagtatccacaATTCCCATATTTAGATATCATGCAAAAGGGTTTttagagtttgacctctggtgacctcaaatgagactggacctcacaagcaacagtattgtactcaatatggcaaatccatttaccatgtatgaaaagtatccatgatttctaccatgagaaatcatgttttgaaggttttcagacctcgacaatatttttgaaagtactcgctatttggcgccAAATTTCACTCGCCAGTAGGCCTATTattgttgttcaagtctccaaagtacagatctgcaacatcaatactttctatgaacaaaggttaggcagttaggcagatacatggtgctacgtaattgcgcattggaaagtcatgtttctttgcagtatgtatcatgttttaaaggttttcaggcctcgacactgattttattttttaaagtactcgctatttggcgaccgtgactaacaAACTACTCGCCAAAGTGCAAAGTTCACTCGCCACTATGActgctgttcaagtctccatagtacagatctacaacattaatactttctatgaactaCAGATTAGgcacttaggcagatacatggtgtttcgtaattgcacattggaaattTCCACCAAAATTAAGTGTTGAACAAGGttaaacatgtcgcagaatcataaataagccaATGAGCCCACGgaagtgtctcaaacaattaaaaatcaaatatctgcaaaaatacctacgaacatagcttggcttctgttacagtAGGGCTCCTCTAGTACTAGGCATATACTATGCAGTAGCTATATGTGTCcgcgagtcctaagcctatacagtacctcattgCTACTTTGAGCCGCTACTCGATTAGCCTGACCTCGTACATTTCCctattatttatcttgtcttatATCCGCAGATTGGTGTTCGAAAAATATTGCTATCACTCCAGTACACTGCGTAagtcaaagcgatcttttacgcaatgaaaatctaaggttgaaagagcatctatcttcacTCGCAActgaaaatctttgcaaaaaaaTCATGGCAGCGgtaacagcaaacttgtctcaaaactccttaagctGTTACATATTTGGCGAATTATGACTGACGGCATGTAGGGAATGCCTTAAATGCCACCTTAAATGTATTGACATTCTGACATGAAGAATTTTATCCTTCCCGtttttgtgttaacgaacccaatTTTACCTTACTTAGATGGGGATTACCAATGTTTATTGTTAGTCTATACCGGGGCGGTTAGTACTATAACTGTACTGTGCATAACCAAGCCCTGGTGATGTTTAATAACTTTTTATAATTGGTTGAGAATTTAACATATGAAaccaacatatttatgaatgctTTTGAAACACATAACGTACTTCGTAAGCTTAAACGGTTCCCTGTAATGAATTGTTAGTTTAGAATTTAATGATGATTTCCCTGTATGTTTATAAATGCTCCGTCAAGTTTGTGATCAATCTCCGCACATGAAAACTTCCCGTACATAATGCACGGGCAGCTagcgaaccattttacacagttaattcgcattgagattggttATTGATAACAATCTAACTAGGCTACAGTTCAGTTTCGTAAGTTTCCTCAACGTAACTACATCCAagcctgaagtttttatttggcactaaatctcgacaattgcgaaAAACGACgggaaaacaaatatttaatacaGGTTTCTGATTCACAACGGTATAGTTCATTCCAATGAACGTTGGATGTACAAACATCACACCTTTGTAATGGAATAACGTATGCAGTTAGCGACACGGTTAAGTAAATGGCGATTGGTTCGACTTTCTCTGGTactatctacggatgcccattagctcatttccaattgccaacaactTCCATTATGAGgtgtaacgcacatgttatgtaataggctggtcggttggagatacggtagattatgaaacacggttttccaaaatttgacctcttgtgactccaaattacctttgaccgcCACAAAAACCAATTGGCGTCTTCTACTAAATGTTCTACTTCACaagaaatatgagattggtccaagccctccttcttgagatatcgtgtttacagggTTTTCACAGTTGTACCCCTAGTGATCCGAAACGAATTTGACCGCCACTCTAAACAATCGGCTGCTTCTAATCAATGTGTTAACTCTTCACACTATATATGAGATTGGTacaagcttttcttcttgagatatcatgtttacagggTGTCACTATTTGACCcattgtgaccccaaatgacatatgacctccaccaaaaccaatTGGCTCTTAAAATGTGGTTCTCCTacacacgaaatatgagattgtcCAAGCttcaagcaaggcgtcacatgcaaacacacaaaataaacatgctcttgcaataaaacaaataattgtGATACTTTTCAATAAATTCATTTTACCATCTTGGATAAATTTCCAGACTTATTTCTTCTTACTATTGTTCGTCGGGTTTGTTGATAATCATCAGGAACTGTATCTTCATATCATTAGATACAGATAAAGGATCCGTTTCATCTTAAAGTTTGTAGTTGTTTCTGCAAATATTGATTATTCTCTCCTCGTCAGCTGCCCTTAATATTCGATTCAGTGTGGTGTATGCTCTGgatatttgtttctttgatgtTAGTTTCGCGGTTGACTTCATTCTGGCATCTGTTGGAAATAACATTGATAAAGTTACAAACGTTGATCCAGTTCTCTATAGTTTTAACAGCACATTTAGAATGCTCAAACAAACTGTTCTACAGCAAACTAATCCttctttttctgttcttttcttttcttctttccttttcagAGTATCCTGTAATGTCTAGTAATATTAAAGTAAGAAACACTGAGATATACTCACCAGACCATAAAAAAGCATCTTTCCTGACCGATATGTAGCTACAAGTAGCTTCTCTCCCTCCTCTGTCATCAATGTTGTCATACACCGTGATCCATCTTCTGTCCGTTTGGTTGCCAACAACTGCTGACCATCTTGACTGTACTGTGTGATGATACATTTTCCAGTAAAATACTGTCTATCTGACCACAAGATGTATACAAAACCTGCCCTGTCTTTACATACACTCAAAGGATACCAAGTCAGTCCGTCAATATCTGGTTTCGGAAACTCGTATAGTAACTCTGCTTCTGTTTTACATGTATCCATGGTTACAGCGCATGCACATCTACTCTCTGCATCGCATATCAGCAGCATGCCTTTATTATAAATGATATCTCTTGACCGTTTCATAACCCCTGGCAGCTTCAGAGCTCGAATGAAATTCAACTCTTCATCAAATATGAATAGCGATCCAATAGATGTACCTAGAATGATGTGGCCACGTATAGTATCAGTAGTTATACACGTCGCATATTTCTTACCCACCgttttgatgtcatcaaagagggacgtgatgttattttgagtaaagGACCCATCTTGAATATTATAAACACCAACCTGATTGGATTCACAAACCGAAGCTATCTTATCACGTGATAAAGCAGCACAGTGACGAAAGGGTTGAAGAGAGGTCCCTTTGACTTTATCTATCTTGTTTTGGCGAATCTGACGTCCTTGTTTGTTTATGACTGTGATAAATGAATGGTCAGATAATAACCTCCCAGAGACGATAATGTTACCAGAGCCAGTACTTGTTATACCAGTAAAACAAAACTGACTACCTTTGATCACATCAACATTAACAACAGATTCTACACTATCCgatatacaggggcgtatccaggattttctaacccggggggcgcgaattactatctaagcggagcgccaccatcggttggcgcgcagcgtacaagaaaatttctggttttgttacccccagatcaccggaaatgacacttctcgggcttgaaaatgaccaaccagatgtacacttttgcctgagaaccaagtatttcctaatagttctttccatccataacctttttgaagattgtcaccagtcacacatcatgttcgacctcatcgcatctccagtggatcattgctttttgtagtgATTcgacgtcgcggcccacaatacccaacagccccacttttgaaggttttaagcccattttttgttcagaatttcaaaattcacatttctcgtgattaaactcacttcaaaacatacccataatattgcaaaaaatttcatctatggacaaccaatatagaaaaacctccttgaacccctaacagactggtcaaaattacacgagtagagggaagtatggtGAAGAAAGTTgatcaggaaattttcgaaaattcagacacagttaattcattggtgtacaaatattgaaacctcctaCAACGGCtgttataaaacttcgttgaaggaaatgaaaaaataccagatatttccgaaaccgaacactacacacataggtcaaggaggcgggggggggggcctaacgaaatatttctttctgaaaattcgggcaatatgctgagaatttttcgggcacctatactgaaagaacattgcaatgatgtagctaaaggaaatgaatagtttaaaaattatctccttggtaattaaaataaagttctaagcttggccgactaattcaccattactaatgtaaaagagagttttgacataattggacctccatgctttatctccatctacataggacAATTCGTTATTTATAtaagcatcccgcggtatactgcgcaactttcagtgaccgtacggtacatgatggcatgcgatgtaataaccgatgcttgcttgtttgatattgacattaacatgttgatcgcgcgcggagcgcgcgaaaatgttggttatattttcgggcaagtagttacagctccccaaatcaaattgggctccttcgcctttgactacacacatagacagttttgaggctgttcatcctggaacgccattttcatgctcactgatatgatgtgatatctgctgtttgctttacaaattcgaacaggcgcgtagcgaataatttgccaagggaggggcctgtaggcaaactatctaagcgtagcgccaccacgagttggcgcgaagcgtacaagaaaattttggccgaaaatgcctcccagatcgctggaaatgacacttcccatgccgtgtaagttgcatctaagcattttgtatttcgaatttactagcgatatcataaaaaaaaaatatgctcgggggtgGGGGCGGCGGTCgtaaatgcgtcatgttccccgacgacgcgGTCGAGTTCgggaccagccacagttggtttcatagcaaaattgtttaaggcgtccatacacacacacacgttatgatagaccatatatagatatattagtgagagagaggaaaaatggaaacgtcaaatatggagttgtcggtgtaaggggtagggtgaggcgcttgcccccttccgaaatcctcgatccgtcactggctacccggccatgtgtatataatagggttcagcgctgtaatgatgtcactgttcctccttctcttcccggtgtcttggcgtgtatcttctactccctccttttcacctttttctctccttcttcttttcccttccttcctctcctcctcctcttttttcccctcttcttccttttttccactctttttcccctctttttttctctcctctttttcttacccgggaggcgcgcgcccccaacgccctcCCCCcactggatacgcgcctggatatATGTACCTTATCAATACACAATATTGGTAAATCATCCCTTGTTATATCAGATAAAAATTCAATTTCTATAAAATCTTTCATTATATCCTCAACCAGAGGTTCACTCGCTGCCCTAATATCAGGAATACACTGTGCGTCTGTCCAGTGGTTATGTGATTCAAGGACACTCGAAGATATCGTCgacaaattttcaaacttattgACCCATTGATTACAAAGATCTGATAAGTTTTGTGTTTCTCTAAGCTTGCGTTGCTGTTGTTCGTCTATTGAtttatttctctcattcatTACCGCATCAAGTCGGTTCATTTTTTCGACAATCTTTAATTCtctgttttctatttcatttcgTTCGGTGtcctctttctcttttgatTCCCTAATTTTGATTTTAATCATTCTGTCGTACTCGTCTTTTATTGCTCTAATTTTCTcttccatttctgtttctaattctttcattttgtttcgaGTACTCTCTTCAAGAACTGTTTTGAATCTGCTgaattctctcttttctttctctttctcattCTGTAACTCCCTGGTCTGATCTTCGTACTGCTTTTTCCATTTTGCTTTAGTTTCAGCGACAATGGACAGAACGTCGTTATTCATTCTGTTGATTTTATCAGCATAGTTGAATACAGTTTCTTTACGTTTAACAAGTTCTTCCAATATATTCTTCAAGCGTTCCCTTTCGTCGTTCGCCACTTTCCTGACGTCTCGAAGTTCATGACCTTTGTGTTCATCATACGTACATGTCAAACAAACGGGGAGGTTTCCGCAGGTACAACAACACAACTTAGCCTTGTGTTCCGGGTGAATATGGCACCTAGGAGCTTCCATCAATGATGCAAGTTTTTCTTGTGTAAGACTTTTCCCCTCAAGATCATTCAGGGCTAATAAGTGTTTCTGATGTTTGACAAACATCTTCTTGgtcaaatgaaattgataacacTGAACACAAAGAAATCCTTTGCATGTAAAACAGTACGCTGTAACCTTTAACTTCTCTTCACAGCCAATACATTCTCtctcttctttgttttcaaatgtgttCTGTAGCTGAATAAACTGCAGCATACTTTTCATATGGAAGTCAGTCTTGAATCCATCGATTCCATTGTTTGGTATTTTGCAGACATCTTTACATAGAGGACATTTAAATGTCCCAACCTGTCCTTCTAATATAGGTTCCAGACATTGCTTACAGAATCTATGGAGACATGGTAATTGTTTCGGTTCTTTAAACAGatccaaacaaattgaacattcgAAGAATGTATCTGCGATGTCTTTCCAAGGCGATGGGCAGGCCATATTTGTCTCGAAATTGAAGCTGTAAAAAGAAAGTTATTAAGATCAGTGTTTGTGAATATCATACTTTGGATTAACAAATTGAGAGTAAGAAAATTAAGTAGAAAAATCTTAAATGAACGAATGCATGTAACCTACGATATGACTGGTATTTCTTGCCACATATAAACACAGAAGTCGAGATATTGGTGCAACTCGATCACTGACATAATGGAACTGTTCGGGCGTAGCTGATGACAAATACGATCTCATAGACGTTTATGGTGCTGGAACGATACCACCAACAGCACACCATGCCTTTAATGCACTTTACCTCGATACAAGAACCAGTTGAGTAAGtaagtgagtgagtgagtgagtgagtgagtgagtgagtgagtgagtgagtgagtgagtgagtgagtgagtgagtgagtgagtgagtgagtgagtgagtgagtgagtgagtgagtgagtgagtgagtgagtgagtgagtgagtgagtgagtgagtgagtgagtgagtgagtgagtgagtgagtgagtgagtgagtgagtgagtgagtgagtgagtgagtgagtgagtgagtgagtaagtaagtgagtcagtgagtcagtgagtcagtgagtgagtcagtgagtcagtgagtcagtgagtgagtcagtgagtcagtgagtgagtgagtcagtgagtgagtgagtgagtcagtcagtcagtcagtcagtcagtgagtgagtgagtgagtgagtgagtcagtcagtcagtcagtcagtcagtcagtcagtcagtcagtcagtcagtcagtcagtgaatcagtgagtcagtgagtcagtgaatcagtgagtcagtgagtcagtAAGTAAGTCAACTTTATTGAATCCCAGAA contains these protein-coding regions:
- the LOC139967342 gene encoding uncharacterized protein, producing MACPSPWKDIADTFFECSICLDLFKEPKQLPCLHRFCKQCLEPILEGQVGTFKCPLCKDVCKIPNNGIDGFKTDFHMKSMLQFIQLQNTFENKEERECIGCEEKLKVTAYCFTCKGFLCVQCYQFHLTKKMFVKHQKHLLALNDLEGKSLTQEKLASLMEAPRCHIHPEHKAKLCCCTCGNLPVCLTCTYDEHKGHELRDVRKVANDERERLKNILEELVKRKETVFNYADKINRMNNDVLSIVAETKAKWKKQYEDQTRELQNEKEKEKREFSRFKTVLEESTRNKMKELETEMEEKIRAIKDEYDRMIKIKIRESKEKEDTERNEIENRELKIVEKMNRLDAVMNERNKSIDEQQQRKLRETQNLSDLCNQWVNKFENLSTISSSVLESHNHWTDAQCIPDIRAASEPLVEDIMKDFIEIEFLSDITRDDLPILCIDKVHISRRVSSGGRALGARASRVRKRGEKKRGEKEWKKGRRGEKRGGGEEGREKKKERKR